The window GAACACGAGCAACAGCTCTGAGAGAAAGTCATACAGCAGTGCCTCTGCATCCTCTGCCTCGATGTCCACAGCGATGCTCACAAGGGGCCTCACGCACGAGGTGTCCAGCATCGTCTCAAAGAGTGCCATTGCCGCATTCCCAAACGCCTCCTCGAGTGTCTCTCCAAAGGCATGGAACTTGACGTCTGCGGTGTGCTCCTCGAACAAAAAGCCCCCGCTCATCTTTTTGTGGCCTCCTCTATCCTTCTTGCAGCCATGAACGCACCCACATCGCTCCATGTCCTGTCTATCAGCTGCGCCACCACATCGGTTTTTCTCCTAAGACCCATGGTGATGGCATCTGGATAGTCCACCTGCACCAGCCAGTGGTGTATCTCCTCGCACACCGAGAGCATGGTGCGTGCATGCTCTATCCTGCCCGCGGCAAGCAGCCCGAGTATGTGTCTTCTGAGCTCGCCCACCGCGTCTGCAACCCCGCTCAGGTATGCCGCATCCATCACACCCAGCTCTTCTGGAGTTGGAATGCGCTCCCCCTTTATCAGCGATATGAATATACAGCCCTCTGCATACTCCTGCTGCGCGT is drawn from Methermicoccus shengliensis DSM 18856 and contains these coding sequences:
- a CDS encoding archease — its product is MSGGFLFEEHTADVKFHAFGETLEEAFGNAAMALFETMLDTSCVRPLVSIAVDIEAEDAEALLYDFLSELLLVFDADGMALSEFDVSIERDEKWHLFAKCRGEPFDPSRHHSRTEVKAITFHELSVRRMNGGYELTVVLDI
- a CDS encoding translin family protein, whose protein sequence is MLDELFSAMLERLEVMDEARERGLKLTREVVRLSSRAIRAAHTSHLDEAERMLARARKILDDIESTLSPHPMVYYAGFVHHAQQEYAEGCIFISLIKGERIPTPEELGVMDAAYLSGVADAVGELRRHILGLLAAGRIEHARTMLSVCEEIHHWLVQVDYPDAITMGLRRKTDVVAQLIDRTWSDVGAFMAARRIEEATKR